AAGTATCCATTCATCGATGGGCTTTACTACCTCTTCATTGTCGTTTTCCTCCTCGTTTTATTCCTTTTCTTCGCCTGACCAGTGCCTGGATCTTACCTTTTTATATTAAATCCCAATTCGGGAACCTCCACCGGAAAAAGGACCGGCTATATTGTCGACAGAATTTGCGCAACCGCTGAAAAGTATGGCTGTGATACCGAAATCCTGTTCACGCAGGAACGCGGACATGCGACTCAACTTGTAACTGAAAATCTTGGAAGGAAAGACTGGAAAGCGGTTGTAGCCGTGGGCGGGGACGGGACGATCAATGAAATCGCGCAACCACTTGTAGGTACGGATACGCCTGTCGGCATTATCCCGCTTGGTTCGGGAAACGGCCTGGCGAGACATTTGGGCATTCCTATTGCACTTGACAAATCCCTTATTACCCTTTTCACAGGCTCCCCGATCACCATCGATAGCGCCACGCTCAATGATATTCCTTTTTTCTGTACCGCCGGAATGGGTTTTGATGCCTATGTTGGCCATCTTTTCAGCAAACAGAAAATCCGCGGACTTGCCTCCTACGTGAATGTATCGTTTCGGTCGTACTGGGCTTACAAACCGCAGACATTCAGGCTTAACGGCGTTAAAACAGATGCATTTTCCATCTCATTCGCCAATGCAGGACAGTTTGGGAATAATGCCTGGGTAGCCCCACAGGCCAGTCTGCAAGACGGAAAACTCGATATCTGCACGATCAGGCCCTTTCCGAAATGGTATGGCACTTCGCTCGCGTATCAGCTTTTTACCAAACAAATGAAAGTCTCCCGTTTTATTGATTACCAAAGTGCAGAATCGGCCGTGATCGATACGGATTTTCCACCGATGATCCATTATGATGGCGAACCATTACAACTGATCACTACCCGGATCGAAGTAAAGATCAAACCGGAAAGTCTGAGGGTGATTGTTTAAATTCACGTCGTTAACCAAGAAATTCATATCAAATGTCAAAGAAAGACCGTTCCGGGATCATTTACTCGACCAATCCCGATTTCGAGTTTAGCGATTCCGATGATGAAGCGGAGACTTTGCCTCCTCAGCAGCAGGACCTGCGTGTATGGCTGGAACGCAAAGGCGGTGGTAAGGTGAGTACCGTTATTAAAGGTTTTGTGGGCAAAAATTCGGATCTGGAAGTATTGGGCAAATTGCTTAAAAACCTTTGCGGGAGTGGTGGGACTGTAAAAGATCATGAAGTACAGATCCAGGGTGACCACCGCGACAAAGTAATTACGTGGCTGACCAGCAAAAACTATAAAGCAAAAAAAGCCGGAGGTTAGTCCGGCTTAAAGTACTTCGTTGGTATCAATTTCGGTTGGGGCTGGCAGCGGAGCAGCAGGAGCCTGATTCAGTGGCTGCCGCATGTTTTCGAGGACTTCCACGTTGGTGACGAAATATTTGGTATCGCCATTCCAGGGCAACGTGAAGAATTTCTCTTCATAGGTTAGAGAAACCCTTTGCCCGTTCTTGATCGCTTCTTCCAGCTTGCTGATTGCGTCTTTATTTTTTCCGCTCACAGAAAAAACCCATTCTGAGGAATTCATGGTGCCGTCGCCTTCGTAAAGACCGCCCATTCTTAATTCGCCTTCATAAGTTTTGAACAAATATCCTTTATTGCTGAGCTTGGTAATAAAGCCGCCCCGTTTGCCCTCGCTGTAATAGCCAAATGTAAGATAATAGAGTATTCCAAAAACGATAGCCAGAAAGATGGCAAATATGACCCATTTACGCATAGCTGTGAAATTCAGTGTTTATGTTGTGAGCTAACTTCGGAAAAGCGTTTCATTTTTCCTACTATTTTGCCCTGATTGCAATAACAGGGTCCATCCTCGCTGCGAGCATTGCCGGGATAATTCCTGATAAAACGCCGATAATACTGGATACAGCCAGCCCGAGCAGGATATTACCGGGTGTCAGCAAAATTTCTAGCGACCCCATCGGCATAAATGACAAAAGGTATACCAGGAAAATACCCACCATCCCGCCAACCAGACTTAGCATTACCGCTTCAAACAGGAATTGGAAAAGGATCGAATAGTTTTTGGCGCCAAGAGATTTCTGAATTCCGATCAGGTTTGTCCGTTCTTTAACCGACACAAACATGATATTGGCGATTCCAAAACCTCCTACCAATATCGAAAAGCTACCTATCACCCAGCCCGCGATCGTGAGCACAGCGAATAACCCTGCGATTGCCTGCGCCGCAGCTTCGGGGCGATTGAGTGAAAAGTTATTCCCGTCCCTGGGCTTTATTCCCCTTTTTGTGCGCATCAAACCGGTAATCTCTGCCTCCACTTCCTGCATTCCTTCATCTTCGGGAAATCCTTTCACAACAATGTCCGCGCTACGTCTTCCCGATTGAAACAGTTTGGAAAAGGACGCAAAGGGGATAATGCAATTTTTATCAGGACTTCCGCCAAAGTCGACGAGACTCTCTCCTTTTTTGACCTGCACACCTACTATGGTGAATTTATTGCCGGCCAATTTGAATGGTTTACCAACAGGATCCTGCCCTGGATAAAGCGCGGAAGCAATATCCGCTCCCACGACCGCCACATTTCGCGCATTATTGGTTTCCAGCGGGATAAAGTAGCGACCGGTTTCGATCGGGATATCAGAGATTTGATTGTATTCGTAAGAGACGCCCTGGATCTGCGCTGTAATACTGTTTGAGCCGTTTTTGAGTGTCGTATTTCCTTTGAAATCCATTACAGCCACGGCACTTGCGCTTTCCAGGTTTTCATACAGATATTTATATTCCGCATAAGTAGGCTCTGGCCACTGGAAATATTTCCACCACTGATATTCCCCGCCAAAACCCCACGGCCATTTTTGCACATAGATTACTTTGTCACCTATGAAGCTGAGGCTGTCCTTAATGCTCCTTTCGAGTGAATCCACAATGGTGAAAACCGCGACGATTGCGAAAATGCCGACGGTAACACCAAGTAAAGACAGAATCGTTCTTGTGATATTTGATTTTAAAGCCTGCCAGGCAAATCTGAAACTCTCTAATACTTGTCGTAAAAATTTCATAATCACGATGGGGACAAATTCAGATCAAAAGTTAGCAGTTAGGTCGCTGGCGTTGAAATAAATTGGTACAAAAGGTAAGAAAAACGGCTTGATTTAATAAATTACAATCTAACCTTACCACACCTATATGCATTTACGCTACCTGCTTTCCATCTGTTGCTTATATCTTCCAAGCCTTGTTTCAGCCCAGAAACCTGTTCAGGAAACGACCG
This Dyadobacter sp. UC 10 DNA region includes the following protein-coding sequences:
- a CDS encoding diacylglycerol/lipid kinase family protein, producing the protein MPGSYLFILNPNSGTSTGKRTGYIVDRICATAEKYGCDTEILFTQERGHATQLVTENLGRKDWKAVVAVGGDGTINEIAQPLVGTDTPVGIIPLGSGNGLARHLGIPIALDKSLITLFTGSPITIDSATLNDIPFFCTAGMGFDAYVGHLFSKQKIRGLASYVNVSFRSYWAYKPQTFRLNGVKTDAFSISFANAGQFGNNAWVAPQASLQDGKLDICTIRPFPKWYGTSLAYQLFTKQMKVSRFIDYQSAESAVIDTDFPPMIHYDGEPLQLITTRIEVKIKPESLRVIV
- a CDS encoding translation initiation factor, with the protein product MSKKDRSGIIYSTNPDFEFSDSDDEAETLPPQQQDLRVWLERKGGGKVSTVIKGFVGKNSDLEVLGKLLKNLCGSGGTVKDHEVQIQGDHRDKVITWLTSKNYKAKKAGG
- a CDS encoding ABC transporter permease: MKFLRQVLESFRFAWQALKSNITRTILSLLGVTVGIFAIVAVFTIVDSLERSIKDSLSFIGDKVIYVQKWPWGFGGEYQWWKYFQWPEPTYAEYKYLYENLESASAVAVMDFKGNTTLKNGSNSITAQIQGVSYEYNQISDIPIETGRYFIPLETNNARNVAVVGADIASALYPGQDPVGKPFKLAGNKFTIVGVQVKKGESLVDFGGSPDKNCIIPFASFSKLFQSGRRSADIVVKGFPEDEGMQEVEAEITGLMRTKRGIKPRDGNNFSLNRPEAAAQAIAGLFAVLTIAGWVIGSFSILVGGFGIANIMFVSVKERTNLIGIQKSLGAKNYSILFQFLFEAVMLSLVGGMVGIFLVYLLSFMPMGSLEILLTPGNILLGLAVSSIIGVLSGIIPAMLAARMDPVIAIRAK